From a region of the Saccharomyces paradoxus chromosome IV, complete sequence genome:
- the IRC3 gene encoding double-stranded DNA-dependent ATPase (Double-stranded DNA-dependent helicase of the DExH/D-box family~similar to YDR332W): protein MISELATRISTYSISFKFQRIKILKRCYSVPVLRDYQQDAINACVSSIRQGTKRIGVSLATGGGKTVIFSNLINQLRQNYFKENEGNFKSLILVHRRELALQATTTLKKIFPNLKVHIEMGKYDCDIEDSDVIVASVQTLIRRLDKYDTDSVNLIIIDEAHHSVANSYRSILDHFNASTAETKIPVIGFSATFERADKRALSMVMDKIVYHRGILEMIDDKWLCEAKFTSVKVEADLSTVKSTTDDFQLAPLSSIMNTNEINEVILKTYLHKKQEKSLKSTLLFGVDKTHVRSLHKLFKDNGIDTDYVTSDTKQIERDNMIQKFKNGETEVLMNCGIFTEGTDMPNIDCILLCRPTKSRSLLIQMIGRGLRLHHSKDHCHIIDFIGASNVGVVSAPTLLGIKSDDTELDDATVEDLKAIQGEIIAKQQKIDERLKTLFQTNETAMENVSERNSAVNWIQNANSLDLTLCSFDSFRNFTQSNNSYPAGKEFDEASEAVKEMELLMNSQYPWVKFAFNAWGLPLKGKNHLRIYKEKSEDKSSVIYHLKMYRQLPSFITNKYADYVPKSIIKDASLWNVMSKVEKIINTLNSDLEGQTMQYQAISSKFSKWRHAIPTPKQRDFVFRKLKKVYGESSKDFMSLSLDDVTAYIDTKMTKGDASNLIFASSLAPVYPLKSLLRILEYQKRRPFMK, encoded by the coding sequence atgaTCTCAGAGTTAGCCACTAGAATCTCGACATATTCTATATCATTCAAATTTCAACGCATTAAAATCTTAAAACGTTGTTACTCAGTTCCCGTACTCAGAGATTACCAACAAGATGCTATAAATGCCTGTGTGAGTTCTATTCGACAAGGAACCAAGAGAATCGGTGTATCATTAGCCACTGGGGGCGGTAAGACAGTGATATTCTCAAACCTCATCAACCAATTGCGGCAAAACTATTTCAAGGAAAACgaaggaaattttaaatcCTTGATCCTAGTTCACAGGAGAGAGCTGGCCTTACAAGCGACAACCActctcaaaaaaatatttcccAACTTGAAGGTCCACATAGAAATGGGAAAATATGATTGCGATATTGAAGATTCTGACGTGATTGTGGCATCCGTTCAGACGTTGATTAGAAGACTCGATAAATATGATACTGATTCAGTGAATCTCATAATTATTGATGAAGCCCATCATTCTGTGGCTAATTCCTATAGAAGTATCTTGGATCATTTTAATGCCTCGACTGCAGAAACGAAAATTCCTGTTATTGGCTTTAGTGCGACTTTTGAAAGGGCAGATAAAAGAGCTCTGTCAATGGTCATGGATAAAATTGTGTATCACAGGGGGATTCTGGAAATGATTGACGACAAGTGGCTATGTGAGGCTAAATTTACATCAGTCAAAGTTGAGGCAGACTTATCTACTGTTAAAAGCACTACAGATGACTTCCAGCTAGCACCGCTATCGTCCATAATGAATACAAATGAAATTAATGAAGTAATCCTGAAAACATACTTACATAAAAAGCAAGAGAAATCGTTAAAATCAACATTATTATTTGGCGTTGATAAAACCCATGTACGAAGTTTGCATAAATTATTTAAAGACAATGGTATCGACACGGACTATGTCACTTCGGATACAAAACAGATAGAACGAGATAATatgattcaaaaatttaagaaTGGGGAAACTGAAGTACTTATGAACTGTGGAATATTCACTGAAGGAACAGATATGCCAAACATTGATTGTATATTACTCTGTAGACCCACAAAATCACGTTCACTTTTAATTCAAATGATTGGAAGAGGTTTGCGGTTACACCACTCCAAAGACCACTGTCATATCATTGACTTCATTGGAGCTTCTAATGTTGGAGTAGTTTCTGCGCCCACGCTACTAGGTATAAAGAGTGATGATACTGAACTTGATGATGCTACAGTAGAAGATTTGAAAGCAATTCAAGGAGAGATAATAGctaaacaacaaaaaatcGACGAAAGATTAAAGACTCTATTCCAGACTAATGAAACAGCAATGGAAAATGTATCTGAAAGAAATAGCGCTGTAAATTGGATTCAAAATGCAAATTCACTTGATTTAACCTTGTGCTCTTTTGATAGTTTTAGGAATTTTACACAGAGCAATAACTCATATCCAGCTGGCAAGGAATTTGATGAAGCTTCTGAAGcagtaaaagaaatggagCTGTTAATGAACTCACAATATCCGTGGGTGAAATTTGCGTTCAATGCGTGGGGCCTCCCTTTAAAAGGCAAAAATCATTTGAGAAtatacaaagaaaaatcagaAGACAAGTCGTCGGTAATATATCACCTAAAAATGTATCGACAATTGCCGTCTTTTATAACAAATAAATACGCAGACTATGTTCCAAAAAGTATAATAAAAGACGCTAGCCTTTGGAATGTGATGTCAAAggtggaaaaaattataaatacTCTAAATTCGGACTTGGAAGGACAAACAATGCAGTACCAGGCAATATCGAGTAAATTCTCGAAATGGAGACACGCAATTCCTACGCCAAAGCAGAGAGACTTTGTTTTcagaaaattgaagaaagtaTATGGTGagtcttcaaaagattttatgAGTTTATCTTTGGATGATGTTACCGCTTATATAGATACTAAGATGACGAAAGGAGATGCCTCCAACTTAATCTTTGCTAGCAGTTTAGCACCTGTCTACCCGTTGAAATCACTATTACGAATTTtagaatatcaaaaaagaagaccATTCATGAAGTAA
- the RQC1 gene encoding Rqc1p (Component of the ribosome quality control complex (RQC)~similar to YDR333C), translated as MSSRALRRLQDDNALLESLLSNAGANKVTSGKSAATNSQKRENIFSMMDSVRDSDNASDEGQLSEQDEETANTGERDAQSNVQAERITLASKSSRRKKNKKAKRKQKNHTAEAVKYNNSDDDDDDDEEFDKIIQQFKKTDILKYGKSKKNDDTNEEGFFTASEPEEAFSQPWKSFLSLESDPGFTKFPISCLRHSCKFFQDDFKKLDPHTEFKLLFDDISPESLEDIDSMTSTPVSPQQLKQIQRLKRLIRNWGGKDHRLAPNGPGMHPHHLKFTKIRDDWIPTQRGELSMKLLNSDDLLDWQLWERPSDWKDVIQNDVSQWQKFISFYKFEPLNSDLSKKSMMDFYLSVIVHPDHEALINLISSKFPYHVPGLLQVALIFIRQGDRSNTNGLLQRALFVFDRALKGNITFDSLNCQLPYIYFFNRQFYLAIFRYIQSLAQRGVIGTASEWTKVLWSLSPLEDPLGCRYFLDHYFLLDNDYQYIIELSDSPLMNCYKQWNTLGFSLGVVLSYLRIKEMSSARNALLKAFKHHPLQLSELFKEKLLGDHALTKNLSIDGHLAEILELRAYMARFPLLWNKNEEVAFLHNEISNILQDYHNGKVTIDSNDGQNHDGISDSQLPFFIAGIPINLLRFAILSEESSVMAAIPSSIWSDNEVYEFDVLPPMPTSKESIDVIENIKSFINDKDLAVLQAERMQDEDLLNQIRQISLQQYIHQNEESNENEAQ; from the coding sequence ATGAGTTCTAGGGCATTGAGGAGGTTACAAGATGATAACGCCTTGCTAGAGTCGCTGTTATCAAATGCCGGCGCGAATAAAGTGACCAGTGGTAAAAGTGCTGCCACTAATAGCCAGAAACGAGAGAATATCTTTTCTATGATGGACAGTGTGCGTGATTCAGATAATGCTAGTGACGAAGGGCAGCTCTCTGAACAGGATGAAGAAACTGCTAATACTGGGGAGCGTGATGCTCAAAGTAATGTTCAAGCTGAAAGAATTACCTTAGCATCGAAGTCttctagaagaaaaaagaataaaaaggCAAAGAGGAAGCAAAAAAACCACACCGCCGAGGCTGTGAAATATAACAATtccgatgatgatgatgatgatgatgaagaatttgacAAAATCATACAACAGTTCAAGAAAACTGATATACTGAAGTACGGTAAGAGTAAGAAAAATGACGACACTAATGAAGAAGGTTTCTTCACGGCATCTGAACCAGAGGAAGCATTTAGTCAACCTTGGAAGTCCTTTTTAAGTTTAGAAAGCGATCCGGGGTTCACGAAATTTCCCATTTCATGTTTAAGACATTCTTGCAAGTTCTTTCAAgatgatttcaaaaaattggatcCCCATACCGAATTTAAACTGTTGTTTGATGATATTTCTCCAGAGTCGCTTGAAGATATTGATTCGATGACATCTACACCCGTATCCCCTCAGCAGCtaaaacaaattcaaagactGAAGAGATTGATTAGAAACTGGGGCGGAAAAGACCATAGATTGGCGCCTAATGGTCCTGGAATGCATCCGCATCATTTGAAATTTACCAAGATAAGAGATGACTGGATCCCTACTCAAAGAGGTGAGTTATCTATGAAACTTTTAAATTCTGATGATCTTTTAGATTGGCAATTATGGGAGAGGCCGTCAGATTGGAAAGATGTTATTCAAAACGATGTCAGCCAATGGcaaaaatttatttcattttataAGTTTGAACCCCTGAATTCCGACTTGAGCAAGAAATCAATGATGGACTTTTACTTAAGTGTTATTGTTCATCCTGATCATGAAGCCCTTATAAACTTGATTTCTTCGAAATTTCCGTACCATGTGCCCGGACTTTTACAAGTCGCCTTGATATTTATTAGACAAGGTGATAGATCAAACACTAATGGCTTGTTACAAAGAGCACTTTTCGTCTTCGATAGAGCTTTGAAAGGCAATATTACTTTCGATTCCTTGAATTGTCAACTACCTTATATATACTTCTTCAACAGGCAGTTTTATTTGGCAATATTTAGGTATATCCAATCTCTTGCTCAAAGAGGTGTTATAGGAACCGCTAGTGAATGGACAAAAGTTCTCTGGTCACTGAGCCCGTTAGAAGATCCTTTAGGATGCAGATATTTCCTCGATCATTACTTTCTGTTGGATAATGACTATCAGTATATCATTGAACTATCCGACTCCCCATTAATGAACTGTTACAAACAGTGGAATACCTTAGGATTTTCGTTAGGGGTAGTATTAAGTTACTTAAGAATAAAGGAGATGAGTTCCGCACGGAATGCACTTCTAAAAGCTTTTAAGCACCATCCTTTACAACTATCAGAACTATTCAAGGAGAAACTCTTGGGTGACCATGCACTAACTAAAAACTTATCTATTGATGGCCATTTGGCagaaattttggaattgAGAGCATATATGGCTCGGTTCCCATTGCTGTGGAATAAAAACGAAGAGGTAGCATTTTTGCATAATGAAATATCGAATATTTTACAGGATTACCATAATGGTAAGGTTACAATTGATTCGAATGATGGGCAAAATCATGATGGAATTAGCGATTCTCAATTGCCTTTCTTTATTGCAGGAATCCCAATTAACTTATTAAGATTCGCCATATTATCTGAAGAGTCTTCAGTAATGGCAGCAATTCCATCATCTATCTGGTCTGATAATGAAGTGTATGAATTTGACGTATTACCACCAATGCCTACGTCAAAAGAGTCTATCGACGTTATTGAGAACATCAAAAGCTTCATTAATGACAAGGATTTAGCTGTCCTACAGGCGGAAAGAATGCAAGATGAGGACCTGTTGAATCAAATTAGACAAATATCTTTGCAACAGTACATTCACCAAAATGAGGAATCAAACGAGAATGAAGCCCAATAA
- the GPI8 gene encoding GPI-anchor transamidase (ER membrane glycoprotein subunit of the GPI transamidase complex~similar to YDR331W): MRIAMHLSLLLLYLFLLPFSGANNTDATHEAGPTNTNNWAVLVSTSRFWFNYRHMANVLSMYRTVKRLGIPDSQIILMLSDDVACNSRNLFPGSVFNNKDHAIDLYGDSVEVDYRGYEVTVENFIRLLTDRWTEDHPKSKRLLTDENSNIFIYMTGHGGDDFLKFQDAEEIASEDIADAFQQMYEKKRYNEIFFMIDTCQANTMYSKFYSPNILAVGSSEMDESSYSHHSDVEIGVAVIDRFTYYCLDFLEQIDKNSTLTLQDLFDSFTFEKIHSHVGVRTDLFDRDPSEVLITDFFANVQNVIPDDSRPVSMSHYHHYKDNISTAQYELNNNVLDLALETYRKNNKSSRIGKNFKNIKSTSALNVDIDSNECFFTSFKQSTTIVFALIVTVLLFMLRGNTTKVTYDLYTN, encoded by the coding sequence ATGCGTATAGCAATGCATCTGTCGCTGTTGCTTCTATATTTGTTCTTACTGCCCTTTTCAGGAGCAAATAATACAGATGCTACACACGAAGCCGGACCGACGAACACAAATAACTGGGCCGTATTAGTATCCACGTCGCGGTTCTGGTTCAATTACAGGCATATGGCTAATGTGCTTAGTATGTACAGAACTGTGAAGAGATTGGGTATACCGGATTCACAAATAATATTGATGCTGAGTGATGATGTCGCCTGCAATTCAAGGAACCTATTTCCTGGAAGTGTCTTTAACAACAAGGATCACGCCATTGACCTTTACGGAGACTCTGTCGAAGTCGACTATAGGGGTTACGAAGTTACCGTGGAAAACTTCATAAGGTTGTTGACGGATAGATGGACGGAAGACCATCCTAAATCTAAACGGTTGTTGACGGatgaaaattcaaatatatTCATCTATATGACAGGTCATGGTGGCGATGATTTTTTAAAGTTCCAAGACGCTGAAGAAATTGCTTCTGAAGATATTGCAGATGCATTCCAGCAAATGtacgaaaagaaaaggtaCAATGAGATATTCTTCATGATAGATACTTGTCAGGCGAACACGATGTATTCCAAGTTTTATTCTCCAAATATCCTGGCCGTAGGCTCGAGTGAAATGGATGAAAGCTCATATTCGCACCACTCAGACGTAGAAATAGGAGTTGCTGTTATTGATAGATTCACATATTACTGTCTGGATTTCCTGGAACAAATCGACAAAAATTCTACTTTAACTTTACAAGACCTTTTTGATTCATTTACGTTCGAAAAGATTCACTCCCATGTGGGTGTCAGGACTGATTTGTTTGATAGGGATCCGTCAGAAGTTCTGATTACAGATTTTTTTGCGAATGTGCAAAATGTGATTCCTGATGATTCAAGGCCTGTTTCCATGAgtcattatcatcattacAAAGACAATATCAGTACTGCTCAGTATGAGCTTAACAATAATGTACTAGATTTGGCATTGGAAACATACCgtaaaaacaataaatcCTCTAGGATTGGCAAGAACTTTAAAAACATCAAGTCTACTAGCGCATTGAATGTTGATATAGACTCCAACGAATGTTTCTTCACCTCTTTCAAACAATCAACTACGATAGTATTTGCGCTTATAGTAACTGTTCTGTTGTTCATGCTGAGAGGAAACACCACCAAAGTGACCTATGACCTGTATACTAATTAA